The nucleotide sequence TATGATAAAAGAGGCATAAATACAGGGGATTATCACGAATTGGAAAAAATTAACAAGACTACAAATGGCAGATTACTTACCTCAACAACCTTAGGAGAGATAATTCAAAAAGCGGGAGCCAGAATGATGGTATTCAGTTCTGGCTCAACAGGTCAGGCACTTATGCAAAATCATACCGTCGCGGGCGGAGCAATTATCAACCCCGAACTCATTTTACCATTGTCCCTAAAAGAGGAAATTATCAAGGACGTTGGTCCCATTCCTGAAAAAACGAAGCCCAATAAAGCTCAACATCAATGGATAACGAATGCCTTTTTAAAGTATGGACTTGATTCCAACGGTCCATTAGTGAGTTCGATTTGGTATTCTGACCCAGATGGCACGGCACACAGTAACGGGATAGGAGATTCAAAGGTGACGGAGGCTATTAAATTTGTCGATGCAGAATTTGGGAGAATATTGAATGAGATGCGGAGCCAAAACCTAGAGCAGTATTTTAATATAATCATTTCAGCAGATCACGGATTTATAACGCATATAGGCAACATAAGCATTTCTGATTTTTTGATTAATGAAGGTTTAAAAAAAGACAAAGACAGCGACGATGTAATTCTTGTGGGAGGCGCTATTCATGTGAAAAATCATGATTGTGTTACCATCCAAAAAATAGTTACCGCTTTGCAAAATGAAGATTGGATAGGGGCTATTTTTTCCAAGGCAAAAAAACCTGGTGAACTAATGGGAAGTATTCAAGGAACCCTATCATTTGAATCGATACACTGGAACCACAAAGAGCGTGCTGCCGATATTTTGGTTGATGTAAATTGGAATGACAGTATTAACGAAAATGGTTATGCGGGAAAGGGTTATTTAAAAGGGTTAGCTGGACATGGCGGTCTTAGCCCGTATGAAGTTAACATTGCTTTATTGGTAAAAGGACCAAGCTTTAAGAAGAACATTATAAGTGCATTACCCACATCAAATGTAGATATTGCCCCGACCATTTTAGCGATTTACGGCTTGCCCATACCTGAAACAATGGATGGCAGAGTTATTGGAGAACTATTGACCGGGAAGAGGGCAAACAAAAACACACAGCCAAAAGAAGAGAGTATTAAAGCGACCGTTGAATTAGAAGATGGCAGTTATAATCTAACTTTGAATCGGACAGCTTTAGGCGAATATTTCTATGTAGATTCTGCCCAAGTAGAAAGAACTCATTAAAAATAAGGTGAACTATACAAATCAAAAGACAAGAAGCGCTAATGACTGTATATTCCCGACCTTAAAAAGATTTTTTTTGCGACCAACGAAATAGGCAGTTAAAAAAAATTAAGTTAATATACAAAACACCACCATCAGTAAAAGCATAAACATCTATTACTGAAGGTTGGTGTCTTTAATCGAACGTTTCCTTATCTAAGAAAAAGATTAGGAAAAAATTATAATTTTATTTTTTTACCAACTTTCTTAATACACTTTGTAGATGTCCATCTAAAAATAACATTTAGATTCCTTAAAGAAATGGAATATTTAATTTTATCCCAGTTTATATATGGTTAACTGCAGTATTGTCCTTGAGTAAGGTTCCTAATCGTTGACCATATGGAACTAGCATATGGTTTTGAGTCAGTTCATCAAACGTTTTACCAAAACTAATACTCTATCAAGCCCAGGTCTTGTTATTTCAAGCTTAAATCAATGTAAGATTTGAGTCTCTAAGTGAAAATAAAATCTCAAAAATTACTTGACTTCAATAGTCCTGACCAATGCTACTATTCATGACAGAAGTTTTCCATCGTCTCCATGCAGCTTTCATATTCTCAAGCTTTTCAGGCTTATTATTTGCTAAATTATGCTTTTCCGCTGGATCGTTTCCAATATTATAAAGTTCAAAAATTTCATCCTTATTCTTTCTATAAATTTTAAAATTATTGTCAATTAATGCCGATTGACCCTGAAATTCAAAAGCCAATGGTTTTAAT is from Zobellia galactanivorans and encodes:
- a CDS encoding alkaline phosphatase family protein, whose translation is MISIRKKKMSGFLAIILLTFTAVAQDFKKEQKIKTLVVFFDGLRPDYITPELMPNVYSISQSGSYGKRHHSVFPTVTRVNATSFSTGSYPTTHGLMGNSVYFPEVYDKRGINTGDYHELEKINKTTNGRLLTSTTLGEIIQKAGARMMVFSSGSTGQALMQNHTVAGGAIINPELILPLSLKEEIIKDVGPIPEKTKPNKAQHQWITNAFLKYGLDSNGPLVSSIWYSDPDGTAHSNGIGDSKVTEAIKFVDAEFGRILNEMRSQNLEQYFNIIISADHGFITHIGNISISDFLINEGLKKDKDSDDVILVGGAIHVKNHDCVTIQKIVTALQNEDWIGAIFSKAKKPGELMGSIQGTLSFESIHWNHKERAADILVDVNWNDSINENGYAGKGYLKGLAGHGGLSPYEVNIALLVKGPSFKKNIISALPTSNVDIAPTILAIYGLPIPETMDGRVIGELLTGKRANKNTQPKEESIKATVELEDGSYNLTLNRTALGEYFYVDSAQVERTH